The Schistocerca nitens isolate TAMUIC-IGC-003100 chromosome 7, iqSchNite1.1, whole genome shotgun sequence genome contains a region encoding:
- the LOC126195610 gene encoding LOW QUALITY PROTEIN: hepatoma-derived growth factor-like (The sequence of the model RefSeq protein was modified relative to this genomic sequence to represent the inferred CDS: substituted 1 base at 1 genomic stop codon), whose product MKTFHPGDKVFAEVRGYPPWPTRVENVVASTPNNVKYNVFLYGTADTAVCEVEDLFLYYENKEKYGKSIKRKVFAQALAQTEEREPPPPNTPGSIPTTQSAYGEREGEGDLVVDEAPRTSDSKPSVTDTAEYKKHPVKRKRVTEIGPDEQETKRTKRQSTSGDRKCMNKEPLRTLEIVGIQPSPQRAEIVSRSGSKIKPKKFAGDDDAAAAAALEEGAIQTTILAADDGSCQEQRPSMKNEKSIAEIESGAKELKKMLHQVKLFASLDGAIKGCVGLLSAYPDKCLQHLDEFAGLSIDPLMLLKQLTXVETIKRLRHYVGNVDKWNSSEQQKMAPDERMSKAVFRETFERVTDITMDDEEYHVLFMKAFKNIKQEKFI is encoded by the exons ATGAAAACCTTTCATCCAGGAGACAAGGTTTTTGCGGAAGTTCGCGGATACCCACCGTGGCCTACAAGAGTGGAAAATGTAGTAGCGTCAACTCCCAATAATGTGAAATACAATGTTTTCTTGTATGGTACTGCAGACACTGCTGTTTGTGAAGTTGAAGATCTGTTTTTGTattatgaaaacaaagaaaaatatggaaaatcaaTAAAGCGCAAAGTTTTTGCCCAGGCGCTAGCACAGACTGAGGAAAGAGAACCTCCACCTCCAAATACGCCAGGTAGTATTCCAACTACACAAAGTGCATATGGTGAAAGGGAAGGTGAAGGAGACTTGGTCGTTGATGAAGCACCGAGAACTTCTGATTCAAAGCCATCAGTGACTGATACTGCAGAGTACAAGAAGCATCCTGTAAAGCGTAAACGTGTGACTGAAATTGGTCCTgatgaacaggaaacaaaacgaaCAAAGCGTCAGAGTACTTCAGGTGACCGGAAGTGTATGAACAAAGAACCTCTGCGCACTCTAGAGATTGTCGGAATACAGCCTTCTCCTCAAAGAGCAGAGATTGTAAGTAGATCTGGCAGTAAAATTAAGCCAAAAAAGTTTGCAGGTGATGATgacgctgctgcagctgctgcattgGAAGAAGGTGCCATTCAAACCACCATACTTGCTGCTGACGACGGATCTTGTCAAGAACAAAGGCCTTCAATGAAAAACGAGAAAAGTATTGCAGAAATAGAAAGTGGTGCAAAAGAGCTTAAGAAAATGCTCCATCAGGTCAAGCTATTTGCATCC CTTGATGGTGCAATAAAAGGATGTGTAGGTTTATTGAGTGCATATCCTGACAAATGTTTGCAACATTTAGATGAATTCGCTGGTCTGTCTATCGATCCCCTGATGCTCCTCAAGCAACTGACTTAAGTAGAAACCATCAAGAGGCTTCGTCATTATGTAGGAAATGTAGACAAGTGGAATTCCTCAGAGCAACAAAAG ATGGCGCCTGACGAACGGATGAGTAAAGCTGTTTTCAGAGAGACATTTGAGAGGGTCACAGACATCACAATGGATGATGAAGAGTACCACGTATTGTTCATGAAG GCCTTCAAgaacataaaacaagaaaaatttatatGA